The Stratiformator vulcanicus genome has a segment encoding these proteins:
- the ribA gene encoding GTP cyclohydrolase II — MSRPDRESAIEEAIEAIRAGSLVIVVDSHERENEGDFICAAESMTPELVDFMLKFGRGLLCTPLTAETADRLHLAPMVQEEQNTAPHRTPFLVPVDHESAGTGVSPDARAATVRALADPKSSPGEFVRPGHISPLLAKDGGVLRRAGHTEATVDLCRLAGKNPVGVLIEICSRDGRGMAGYDELCEIADEYNIPIVSIENLIRYRRQREQLVHRVAEVEIPTKDYGTPTVVGYKVDHEVQEPLALVWGNLTGSGKPPLVRMHSSCFTGDLLASLRCDCGDQLHMAMRMIADDGCGAVVYLPQEGRGIGLMPKLKAYVLQDQGMDTVEANTHLGFKADQRDYMVGLQILKDLGLREIRLLTNNPKKTDSFVKSAMDLDVVEQVPIIAPPEKTRERYMQTKRDRMGHLLPGDEATS, encoded by the coding sequence ATGAGTCGCCCAGACCGCGAATCTGCCATTGAAGAAGCCATCGAAGCGATTCGAGCCGGAAGTCTCGTCATCGTTGTCGATTCGCACGAGCGTGAGAACGAAGGCGATTTCATCTGCGCGGCTGAGTCGATGACGCCCGAACTCGTCGATTTCATGCTGAAATTTGGTCGAGGACTGCTCTGCACCCCACTGACCGCCGAGACGGCTGATCGGCTGCATCTGGCACCGATGGTTCAGGAAGAGCAAAACACGGCTCCGCATCGAACGCCGTTTCTCGTGCCAGTCGATCACGAATCGGCGGGGACGGGCGTCAGCCCCGATGCTCGGGCGGCCACTGTGCGGGCACTGGCAGACCCGAAAAGTTCGCCGGGTGAATTTGTTCGCCCCGGGCACATCAGCCCTCTGCTGGCAAAAGACGGGGGCGTGTTGCGACGGGCCGGTCACACCGAAGCGACGGTCGATCTGTGCCGCCTCGCGGGGAAAAATCCGGTTGGCGTGCTGATCGAAATCTGCAGCCGCGACGGTCGCGGCATGGCCGGTTACGACGAGCTCTGCGAGATCGCGGATGAGTACAACATCCCGATCGTGTCGATCGAAAATCTGATTCGCTATCGACGACAGCGCGAGCAACTCGTGCATCGGGTCGCGGAGGTGGAAATCCCGACGAAGGACTACGGAACGCCGACTGTCGTCGGTTACAAGGTCGACCACGAGGTTCAAGAACCCTTAGCGCTGGTTTGGGGCAACCTGACTGGATCGGGAAAACCGCCGCTTGTGCGGATGCACTCATCTTGTTTTACCGGAGATTTACTCGCATCACTGCGTTGCGACTGCGGCGATCAACTTCACATGGCGATGCGGATGATTGCCGACGACGGCTGCGGCGCGGTCGTCTATCTGCCACAGGAGGGGCGGGGCATCGGACTGATGCCCAAACTGAAGGCCTACGTGCTGCAAGACCAGGGCATGGACACCGTCGAAGCCAATACGCACTTGGGCTTTAAGGCCGACCAGCGGGATTACATGGTCGGACTGCAAATTCTCAAAGACCTCGGCTTGAGGGAGATCCGCCTCTTAACGAACAACCCGAAGAAGACCGACTCGTTCGTGAAGTCAGCAATGGACCTCGAC